One Methylosinus sp. LW4 genomic region harbors:
- the rplT gene encoding 50S ribosomal protein L20 — MARVKRGVTSHAKHKKTLDAAKGFYGRRKNTIRAAKAAVDRSMQYATRDRKAKKRVFRALWIQRLNAAVRELGLTYSRFIDGLAKAGVTVDRKVLSELAITQPEAFKAIVEKAKAALPQTA, encoded by the coding sequence ATGGCTCGCGTCAAGCGCGGCGTCACCTCGCACGCCAAGCACAAAAAGACCCTGGATGCCGCCAAAGGCTTCTATGGCCGTCGCAAGAACACCATCCGCGCCGCCAAGGCCGCGGTCGACCGCTCGATGCAATATGCGACGCGCGACCGCAAGGCCAAGAAGCGCGTCTTCCGCGCTTTGTGGATTCAGCGCCTCAACGCCGCCGTGCGTGAGCTGGGCCTGACCTACAGCCGCTTCATCGACGGCCTCGCCAAGGCCGGCGTCACCGTGGACCGCAAGGTTCTGTCGGAGCTCGCGATCACCCAGCCGGAGGCCTTCAAGGCCATCGTCGAGAAGGCCAAGGCCGCGCTGCCGCAGACGGCCTGA
- the rpmI gene encoding 50S ribosomal protein L35, with translation MPKLKTKSGAKKRFKITGTGKVVYAQKGKRHGMIKRTNKQIRNLRGTSVLFKTDGDNVKKYFLPNG, from the coding sequence ATGCCCAAGCTGAAGACCAAATCGGGCGCCAAAAAGCGCTTCAAGATCACCGGCACCGGCAAGGTGGTCTACGCCCAGAAGGGCAAGCGCCACGGCATGATCAAGCGCACCAACAAGCAGATCCGAAATCTGCGCGGGACCTCCGTCCTGTTCAAGACGGACGGCGACAACGTCAAGAAGTATTTCCTGCCCAACGGCTGA
- a CDS encoding thiolase family protein, producing MKTREIVICSPVRTAIGAFGGALKEVSATTLGSTVVAETLRRSGLDPTRVGGVVMGNVIQAGNRMNPARQAAIGGGLPVSVPAMTVNRVCGSGAQAIATAATEIVAGEIDIAIAGGLESMDRAPYILGNGRWGYRLGAAEIFDSAVTDGLEDAFSGKHSGWHTEDLVTRAGLTREQQDAFAVRSQQAFSRAREAGLFTDEIAPIEAPGRKGSVRFAVDEAPRPDTTIEILAKLRPAFRDGGTITAGNAPGLNSGAAAMVVAKRGFAEANGIAPMGRLVASAVAAVEPGLFGIGPVPAVRKALDRAGWKLGDVERFEINEAFAAVPLAVAAELAIPLDLVNVEGGAIAHGHPIGATGAILVTRLLYSMRRDGLRRGVVTLCIGGGQGIALALEAQ from the coding sequence ATGAAAACGCGTGAGATCGTCATCTGCAGCCCTGTCCGGACGGCAATCGGAGCCTTCGGTGGTGCGCTCAAGGAGGTCTCGGCGACGACACTTGGCTCGACGGTCGTCGCCGAGACACTGCGCCGTTCAGGTCTCGACCCGACCCGCGTCGGCGGCGTGGTGATGGGCAATGTCATCCAGGCCGGCAACCGCATGAACCCGGCTCGGCAGGCCGCGATCGGCGGCGGGCTGCCGGTGAGCGTTCCCGCAATGACCGTAAACCGCGTCTGCGGATCTGGGGCCCAAGCCATCGCCACGGCCGCCACGGAAATCGTCGCAGGTGAGATCGACATTGCGATCGCGGGCGGACTGGAGAGCATGGACCGCGCGCCTTACATTCTCGGCAACGGCCGTTGGGGCTACCGATTGGGGGCGGCCGAGATCTTCGACAGCGCGGTGACAGACGGCCTCGAGGATGCATTCTCCGGCAAACATTCCGGCTGGCACACCGAAGACCTCGTCACCCGCGCAGGGCTGACGCGGGAGCAGCAGGACGCATTCGCCGTCCGCTCGCAGCAGGCGTTCTCCCGCGCGCGGGAGGCCGGTCTCTTTACGGACGAGATCGCGCCCATCGAGGCGCCCGGTCGGAAGGGAAGCGTGCGGTTCGCTGTCGACGAAGCTCCACGTCCAGACACCACGATCGAGATACTCGCGAAGCTTCGGCCAGCGTTCAGAGACGGTGGGACCATTACGGCCGGCAATGCGCCGGGTCTGAACAGCGGCGCCGCGGCCATGGTCGTCGCCAAACGCGGATTCGCCGAGGCGAACGGGATCGCGCCCATGGGCCGGCTCGTGGCCTCGGCTGTGGCTGCGGTCGAGCCAGGCCTATTCGGCATCGGTCCTGTGCCTGCCGTCCGAAAGGCGCTGGACCGTGCAGGTTGGAAGCTGGGGGATGTGGAACGCTTCGAGATCAACGAAGCATTCGCCGCCGTGCCTCTCGCTGTGGCCGCCGAACTTGCGATACCGCTGGACCTCGTGAACGTGGAGGGAGGCGCGATCGCTCACGGCCATCCGATCGGGGCGACCGGCGCGATCCTTGTCACGCGCCTTCTCTATTCGATGCGGCGGGACGGCCTCAGGCGTGGCGTCGTCACACTCTGCATTGGTGGCGGGCAAGGCATCGCCCTCGCCCTAGAAGCGCAATGA
- a CDS encoding SDR family NAD(P)-dependent oxidoreductase, producing the protein MAMEIAGKLALVTGASSGIGAATARALAGKGARVILVARSGDRLAQLAREIEAAGGSALAIECDLSSSDQISRMGEQVLEKAGAPDIIINNAGSGRWLPTVETTPQEARQMIELPYLAAFDVTRVFLPRLLAAGNGHIVNVTSPASYMVWPNAAAYIAARQALKGFSDALRTEVEAKGVFVSLVVLGVVESSYWEHNPGSREHASKAIPPLTTDRAAEAIIKAIEQRKRRLVSPAIFRALFLFQALFS; encoded by the coding sequence ATGGCAATGGAAATCGCAGGAAAACTTGCGCTCGTGACTGGCGCCTCGAGCGGCATCGGCGCCGCGACGGCGCGCGCGCTCGCCGGCAAAGGAGCGCGCGTCATCCTGGTCGCGCGTTCGGGCGACAGACTGGCGCAATTGGCGCGAGAGATCGAAGCGGCGGGAGGCAGCGCGCTCGCCATAGAGTGCGATCTCTCGAGCTCCGATCAAATATCTCGCATGGGCGAACAAGTGCTCGAAAAGGCCGGAGCGCCCGATATCATCATCAATAATGCCGGCTCCGGTCGCTGGCTCCCGACTGTCGAAACGACTCCGCAAGAAGCTCGACAGATGATCGAGCTCCCTTATCTCGCCGCGTTCGACGTAACGAGAGTCTTCCTTCCGCGATTGTTGGCGGCGGGGAACGGCCATATCGTCAACGTGACCTCTCCGGCGTCTTATATGGTGTGGCCGAATGCAGCCGCTTACATTGCCGCACGCCAAGCGTTGAAGGGCTTTTCGGATGCCCTGCGCACGGAAGTCGAAGCGAAAGGCGTGTTCGTCAGCCTCGTCGTGCTCGGCGTCGTGGAGAGCAGCTATTGGGAGCATAATCCCGGAAGCCGAGAACATGCTTCGAAGGCCATTCCGCCGCTGACGACGGATCGGGCCGCTGAGGCGATCATCAAGGCGATCGAGCAACGGAAGCGACGTTTGGTTTCACCGGCGATCTTCCGGGCGCTCTTTCTATTTCAGGCGTTGTTCTCCTGA
- a CDS encoding efflux RND transporter permease subunit translates to MSGFNLSALAVRERAITLFLLIAVTAAGVFAFSRLGRAEDPAFTIKSLIVTAAWPGATAEEMQNLVAEPLEKRLQELRWYDRVETFTRPGLAFMTLTLQDKTPPSLVQEEFYQARKKLGDEAHKLPAGALGPFVNDEYSDVSFAVYAVKAHGMQPRELTREAEALRQRLLHVPGVKKVDILGERPERIFVNFSYERLATLGIAPREIIDALRRQNAVTPAGSIDADGPQVFIRIDGAFDSLQKIADTPLVSGGRVLKLSDIAEVTRGYEDPATYLIRHNGEPAMALSLVMKEGVNGLELGKALDAEEAKIAQELPAGLSFTKVSDQAVNIAESVDEFMLKFFVALGVVLVVSLVSLGWRVGIVVAAAVPLTLAAVLVIMLVTDRVFDRVTLGALIISLGLLVDDAIIAIEIMVVKLEEGYDRIKAAAYAWSNTAAPMLSGTLVTIIGFTPVGFARSTAGEYAGNIFWIVGFALITSWIVAVVFTPYLGVKLLPDIRPIEGGHHAIYATPNYQKLRRLITSAVDQKFKVAGIVIGLFVLAGAGMAVVKKQFFPTSDRPEVLAEVQMPEGSSIETTSAAAAKLENWLKQQPETKIVTTYIGQGAPRFFFSYSPELPDASFAKLVVLTPDAEARDRLKIRFRERVAEGLAPEARIRVSQLVFGPYTHFPVSFRVMGPETTKVRAIADEVMAVMRANPNTRQVNQDWGERAPTVHFVLDQDRLQLIGLTSIDVAEQLQFLLTGVTATQVREDIRIVDVAGRSAGPERLDPVKLGDLTLAGKSGNSIPLSQIGHIEIRPEEPILRRRDRTPTITVQCDIDEALQPPQVSTEIQTALAPIIARLPDQYRIEMGGNAEESNKANSALVPIFPIMILFTLFVIVLQVRSLPAMGMVFLTAPLGLLGTVPILLLFGQPFGFNAILGLIGLSGILMRNTLILIGQIQTNEAEGLDTYHAVIEATVQRARPVILTALAAVLAFIPLTHSVFWGSMAYTLIGGTAVGTVLILLFLPALYAIWFKVTPAGASPMAEHDGLGLSTGRPTAHDVGLEVGSKP, encoded by the coding sequence ATGAGCGGCTTCAATCTCTCCGCCCTGGCGGTTCGCGAACGAGCGATCACGCTCTTTCTTCTGATCGCCGTCACCGCGGCTGGCGTCTTCGCCTTCAGCCGGCTCGGCCGCGCGGAAGATCCGGCCTTCACGATCAAGTCGCTGATCGTAACCGCGGCCTGGCCCGGGGCGACCGCCGAGGAGATGCAGAATCTCGTCGCCGAGCCGCTCGAGAAGCGGCTGCAAGAATTGCGCTGGTATGATCGCGTCGAGACCTTCACGCGCCCGGGCCTCGCTTTCATGACCCTGACGCTGCAGGACAAGACTCCGCCGTCACTCGTTCAGGAGGAGTTTTATCAAGCGCGAAAGAAGCTCGGCGACGAGGCGCACAAGCTGCCTGCCGGCGCGCTCGGCCCATTCGTGAACGACGAATATTCCGATGTGAGCTTCGCGGTATATGCCGTGAAAGCCCACGGCATGCAGCCGCGCGAGCTGACGCGTGAGGCGGAAGCATTGCGTCAAAGGCTATTGCATGTGCCCGGCGTCAAAAAGGTCGATATCCTCGGCGAGCGCCCGGAACGAATTTTCGTCAACTTCTCCTATGAGCGGCTTGCGACGCTCGGGATCGCGCCGCGCGAAATCATCGATGCGCTCCGGCGTCAGAACGCGGTCACTCCCGCGGGATCGATCGACGCCGACGGGCCGCAGGTCTTCATTCGCATCGACGGCGCCTTCGACAGCCTGCAAAAGATCGCCGACACGCCTCTGGTCAGCGGCGGCCGCGTGCTGAAGCTGTCCGACATTGCGGAGGTCACACGCGGCTATGAGGATCCAGCGACCTATCTGATCCGTCACAATGGCGAGCCGGCCATGGCGCTCAGCCTCGTCATGAAGGAAGGGGTGAACGGCCTCGAGCTGGGAAAGGCGCTGGATGCGGAGGAAGCCAAGATCGCGCAAGAGCTGCCGGCCGGGCTATCCTTCACCAAGGTCAGCGATCAGGCCGTCAACATCGCGGAGTCTGTCGACGAGTTCATGCTCAAATTCTTCGTCGCTCTCGGCGTGGTCCTCGTCGTGAGCCTAGTCAGTCTCGGTTGGCGCGTCGGTATCGTGGTCGCGGCCGCAGTTCCGCTCACTCTCGCGGCGGTTCTCGTCATCATGCTGGTCACGGACCGCGTGTTCGATCGCGTCACGCTCGGCGCCTTGATCATCTCGCTCGGTCTGCTCGTCGACGATGCGATCATCGCCATCGAGATCATGGTGGTGAAGCTGGAAGAAGGCTACGACCGCATCAAAGCTGCGGCTTATGCCTGGAGCAATACCGCCGCGCCGATGCTGTCGGGCACACTGGTGACCATCATCGGCTTCACGCCTGTCGGATTCGCGCGCTCGACGGCAGGCGAATATGCCGGCAATATTTTCTGGATCGTCGGTTTCGCGCTGATCACGTCTTGGATCGTCGCCGTGGTCTTCACTCCCTATTTGGGGGTGAAGCTGCTTCCCGACATCAGACCGATCGAAGGCGGACACCATGCGATCTATGCGACGCCGAATTATCAGAAGCTTCGACGCCTCATAACATCGGCGGTGGATCAGAAATTCAAGGTCGCGGGGATCGTGATCGGACTATTCGTCCTCGCGGGCGCAGGAATGGCCGTCGTCAAGAAACAATTTTTCCCGACCTCGGACCGACCGGAAGTTCTGGCCGAGGTCCAGATGCCCGAAGGCTCGAGCATAGAGACGACCAGCGCCGCGGCCGCAAAGCTGGAGAATTGGCTGAAGCAGCAGCCCGAAACGAAAATCGTCACGACCTATATCGGTCAAGGCGCGCCGCGTTTCTTTTTCTCCTATAGTCCCGAGCTCCCCGATGCGTCCTTCGCAAAGCTCGTCGTCTTGACGCCGGATGCGGAGGCTCGCGACCGCCTCAAGATTCGATTTAGAGAACGCGTCGCCGAAGGGCTGGCGCCCGAGGCGCGCATTCGCGTGTCGCAGCTGGTGTTCGGCCCCTACACGCATTTTCCAGTCTCGTTTCGCGTGATGGGGCCGGAGACGACCAAGGTGCGCGCCATCGCCGATGAGGTGATGGCGGTGATGCGGGCCAATCCGAACACGCGCCAAGTCAATCAGGACTGGGGCGAGCGGGCGCCGACGGTTCACTTCGTTCTGGATCAGGATCGTCTCCAGCTGATCGGCCTCACCTCCATCGACGTGGCCGAGCAGCTGCAGTTTCTGCTCACCGGCGTCACCGCCACGCAGGTGCGCGAGGATATTCGAATCGTCGATGTGGCGGGGCGCAGCGCGGGACCGGAGCGTCTCGATCCGGTCAAGCTCGGCGACCTCACACTGGCCGGCAAGAGCGGGAATTCGATTCCGCTGAGCCAGATCGGCCACATCGAGATCCGCCCGGAAGAGCCCATTTTGAGGCGGCGCGACCGGACGCCGACGATCACGGTTCAATGCGACATCGACGAGGCGCTTCAGCCGCCGCAAGTCTCGACCGAAATCCAGACAGCGCTGGCGCCGATCATCGCGCGCCTTCCCGATCAATATCGGATCGAGATGGGCGGCAACGCCGAGGAATCGAACAAGGCCAATTCGGCCCTGGTTCCGATCTTCCCGATCATGATTCTCTTCACGCTGTTCGTCATCGTCCTTCAAGTCCGGTCCCTGCCTGCGATGGGAATGGTGTTTCTGACGGCGCCTCTCGGATTGCTCGGCACGGTTCCGATCCTGCTGCTGTTCGGACAGCCCTTCGGCTTCAATGCAATCCTGGGACTGATCGGCCTCTCCGGCATTCTGATGCGCAACACCTTAATTCTGATCGGTCAGATTCAGACCAATGAGGCAGAGGGCCTGGATACCTATCACGCAGTCATCGAGGCGACTGTCCAACGCGCACGCCCTGTGATCTTGACGGCGCTCGCAGCCGTCCTCGCTTTCATTCCGCTGACCCACTCGGTGTTCTGGGGCTCCATGGCCTATACACTGATCGGAGGGACTGCTGTCGGCACTGTCCTGATCCTGCTCTTCCTTCCGGCGCTCTACGCCATCTGGTTCAAAGTGACGCCTGCGGGCGCGAGTCCAATGGCTGAACATGACGGCCTCGGTCTTTCGACCGGCCGCCCTACGGCTCATGACGTGGGTTTGGAGGTCGGTTCGAAACCGTAG
- a CDS encoding efflux RND transporter periplasmic adaptor subunit, producing the protein MPRLEKSTVAATALIAALSLAACGKSEQDPRTKQQLVRVATVERAGAPERAFTGVVAARVQSNLGFRVGGKVIERLVDTGQKVRARQPVMRIDSIDYQHAITVRAGDVTAAKARYAQAAADEARYRKLVGSGAVSKSAYDQAKAAADANRAQLDAAEAQLKVAKDELEYSTLLADADGVVVETLAEPGQVVSAGQIVVKLAHSGPREAAVNLPETIRPSIGSTARATVYGSQAGAVAHLRQLSDAADPQTRTFEARYVLEGAAQQAPLGATVTVYLAKDDAASATSTPLGAIFDKGDGPGVWIVNGDTVSFRPVQIARLGAERAILLKGVVAGEQVVALGAHLLHEGEHVRTNGEHADAGQARNEKAAK; encoded by the coding sequence ATGCCCCGATTGGAAAAATCGACTGTCGCCGCGACAGCTCTTATCGCCGCCTTGAGCCTCGCGGCCTGCGGCAAATCCGAACAAGACCCGAGAACCAAGCAGCAGCTTGTCCGAGTCGCGACCGTAGAGCGGGCCGGCGCGCCAGAGCGAGCCTTCACAGGCGTCGTCGCCGCGCGCGTGCAGAGCAATCTCGGCTTCCGAGTGGGAGGCAAGGTCATCGAGCGTCTGGTCGACACCGGCCAGAAAGTGCGAGCTCGCCAGCCCGTCATGCGTATCGATTCCATCGATTATCAGCACGCGATCACCGTTCGAGCCGGCGATGTCACCGCTGCGAAGGCCCGTTACGCTCAGGCGGCGGCCGATGAAGCGCGCTATCGCAAGCTGGTCGGCTCCGGCGCAGTGTCCAAATCGGCCTACGATCAGGCAAAAGCAGCAGCGGACGCCAACCGCGCCCAATTGGACGCGGCCGAAGCGCAGCTGAAAGTCGCGAAGGACGAGCTCGAATATTCCACTCTGCTCGCGGACGCCGACGGCGTCGTGGTCGAGACGCTCGCCGAGCCCGGCCAAGTCGTTTCCGCGGGCCAGATCGTCGTGAAGCTCGCACACTCGGGACCGCGCGAAGCGGCTGTCAATCTGCCTGAGACGATACGCCCGTCGATCGGATCGACGGCGCGGGCGACTGTATACGGGAGCCAGGCCGGCGCGGTCGCGCATCTGAGGCAGCTCTCGGACGCCGCCGATCCGCAGACCCGCACCTTCGAAGCCCGCTACGTGCTGGAAGGCGCGGCGCAGCAAGCGCCGCTCGGCGCGACGGTCACCGTCTACCTCGCCAAGGACGATGCGGCTTCGGCGACGTCGACGCCGCTCGGAGCGATTTTCGACAAGGGCGACGGACCCGGCGTTTGGATTGTGAATGGCGACACGGTTTCGTTCCGTCCGGTCCAGATCGCGCGCCTCGGCGCGGAAAGAGCAATTCTCCTGAAGGGAGTCGTCGCCGGCGAGCAGGTCGTGGCGCTCGGCGCCCATCTTCTGCACGAAGGCGAACACGTTCGCACCAATGGCGAGCACGCCGATGCCGGACAGGCTCGGAACGAGAAGGCGGCGAAATGA
- a CDS encoding TetR/AcrR family transcriptional regulator gives MTKKSDPKAASDSPPGRRGPAEHERREQIVNAANEHFRRYGYNKTTVADLARAIGLSTAYIYKFFESKQAIGEAVSAAALGGIIAELQKVVDQKKSAAERLRAMYQRLTRESAALFFNERKLHEIVITACSEAWRPISDYEEAMLGLIRELVAEGREKGEFERKTPIEETCRAILQTMELCWSPRLLERHLDDLEERAAVMANLVLRSLAP, from the coding sequence ATGACAAAAAAGAGCGACCCAAAAGCTGCTTCCGATTCGCCGCCGGGGCGCCGCGGGCCGGCTGAACACGAGCGGCGCGAGCAGATCGTCAACGCGGCGAACGAGCATTTCCGGCGTTATGGCTATAACAAGACGACGGTGGCGGACCTCGCCAGAGCGATCGGCCTGTCGACCGCCTATATCTACAAATTTTTCGAATCCAAGCAGGCGATCGGCGAAGCGGTCAGCGCAGCCGCTCTGGGAGGAATTATCGCCGAGCTGCAGAAGGTCGTGGACCAAAAGAAGTCGGCCGCCGAGAGGCTTCGCGCTATGTACCAGCGCCTCACGCGCGAAAGCGCGGCGCTTTTCTTCAATGAGCGAAAGCTCCACGAAATCGTGATCACGGCCTGCTCGGAAGCGTGGCGGCCGATCTCCGACTACGAGGAAGCGATGCTGGGGCTCATCCGCGAGCTCGTCGCGGAAGGGCGCGAGAAGGGCGAGTTCGAGCGCAAGACGCCCATAGAGGAAACATGTCGCGCCATTCTCCAGACGATGGAGCTATGCTGGAGTCCGCGCCTTCTCGAGCGGCACCTCGATGATCTCGAGGAGCGCGCGGCCGTCATGGCCAATTTGGTGCTGCGGAGCCTTGCCCCCTAG
- a CDS encoding efflux transporter outer membrane subunit gives MTFASTPKSPLARDHKALALAATLFGASVSGCAVGPDYAAPTISLADFHSVGALPARRDDSPPLDRWWTGFDDPTLTRIIRRALDQNLDLAASLARVEQARAAAREAGAKLLPTTDATAQAVKIRQSLESPVGAIGRNLPGYDPNQALFDLGISSSWEIDVFGGLRRGAEAASAEAEAAEAARLGTRISVAADAADAYFQIRGDQAQIAATEGQIATDAHLLDLVRQRSSLGLASARETAQAEALLYQARSALPPLRVDLEAQLNRLDVLMGAQPGTYAAELRAPANIPAVSHIFGSDKPIDVLRRRPDVIAAERRLASSNARIGEAISGYYPKISVSGLLGFESMNVSHLFRSATFQPQAVAGLRWRLFDFGKIDSEVAQAEGAHAEALARYRQSILRAAEDVENAFTAFRQSKAQTKELEAEISAVKRALTLAQSAYRAGGIPLTDALDADRQLLVARSELARSRADTARAAVRVFRALGGTPDSAP, from the coding sequence ATGACATTCGCCTCCACTCCGAAATCTCCGCTCGCGCGAGATCACAAGGCGCTCGCTCTGGCGGCGACACTCTTCGGCGCGAGCGTTTCGGGATGCGCAGTCGGTCCCGACTATGCGGCCCCGACGATATCGCTCGCGGATTTTCACAGCGTCGGCGCCCTTCCGGCGCGTCGGGACGACTCGCCGCCGCTGGATCGATGGTGGACGGGATTTGACGATCCCACGCTGACACGCATCATTCGACGCGCCCTGGACCAAAATCTCGATCTGGCGGCGTCGCTCGCGCGCGTCGAGCAGGCCCGCGCCGCCGCGCGGGAAGCCGGCGCCAAGCTTTTGCCGACCACGGATGCGACCGCGCAGGCGGTGAAAATCCGCCAGTCGCTCGAAAGTCCGGTCGGCGCGATCGGAAGAAACCTGCCAGGCTATGATCCGAACCAGGCTTTGTTCGACCTCGGAATCAGCTCGAGCTGGGAAATCGATGTTTTCGGCGGCTTGCGTCGCGGCGCCGAGGCGGCCAGCGCCGAGGCCGAAGCCGCCGAGGCGGCTCGTCTCGGGACGCGCATCTCGGTGGCGGCCGACGCCGCTGACGCTTATTTTCAGATACGCGGAGATCAGGCCCAAATCGCTGCGACGGAAGGGCAGATCGCAACCGACGCGCATCTGCTCGACCTCGTTCGCCAACGTTCCTCCCTCGGCCTCGCATCGGCGCGGGAAACGGCGCAAGCCGAAGCGCTTCTCTATCAGGCGCGCAGCGCGCTTCCACCGCTGCGCGTCGATCTGGAGGCGCAGCTCAATCGCCTGGACGTCCTCATGGGCGCGCAACCCGGGACCTATGCGGCGGAACTGAGAGCGCCTGCGAATATACCAGCGGTTTCTCACATTTTCGGAAGCGACAAGCCGATAGACGTCTTACGCCGCCGGCCGGACGTCATCGCCGCCGAACGGCGACTCGCATCGTCCAATGCGCGGATCGGCGAAGCGATCTCCGGCTACTATCCGAAAATTTCTGTCTCCGGGCTGCTCGGCTTCGAAAGCATGAATGTTTCGCATCTCTTCAGATCCGCGACATTCCAACCCCAGGCGGTCGCGGGCTTGCGCTGGCGGCTGTTCGATTTCGGCAAGATCGACTCCGAGGTGGCGCAGGCCGAAGGCGCGCACGCCGAGGCGCTCGCCAGATATCGGCAATCGATCTTGCGCGCGGCCGAAGACGTCGAGAACGCGTTCACCGCCTTCAGGCAATCCAAGGCGCAAACGAAAGAGCTGGAGGCGGAGATATCGGCTGTGAAGCGAGCCCTCACTCTCGCGCAGAGCGCCTACCGCGCCGGAGGAATACCGCTCACCGACGCGCTCGACGCCGATCGGCAATTGTTGGTCGCGAGAAGCGAGCTCGCTCGCAGTCGCGCAGACACGGCGAGGGCCGCTGTCCGCGTGTTCAGAGCATTGGGCGGAACGCCCGACTCCGCGCCGTGA
- a CDS encoding AraC family transcriptional regulator: MKTIKIVNPLPDDHDAPTQSLLGLSALAAELGAQGVSVENLFARTGIQPCQLEDPRARMSHRQRLAIYSNARRLATRPEVALLAGARQRLSDYGIYGYAMVSSATFGQALLLSIKHVTMAGPTVRQISFSIENKTAILRSHGVEALGDLLPFAAEFWRSSMTSLFSHVLGTHFPTKRMIFTFPRPQYWRLYERMFDCPVEFGGETMEWHFDPAVLDRACPNANPITAQVCQQFCDRVLAETTGGADLARQIRVVCLNSSQQFPPAREIADKLGLSLRTLHRRLSESGVSYQEIIDDLRRSIAAEYLENTRLQIDEVAERVGFADATSFRKAFKKWTGHAPSVYRGLAKEGPMIASPTSA, translated from the coding sequence TTGAAGACCATCAAGATCGTGAATCCACTGCCAGACGACCACGACGCTCCAACGCAAAGCCTCCTGGGGTTGAGCGCGCTCGCCGCAGAATTGGGCGCACAGGGCGTCTCCGTCGAAAACCTTTTCGCGCGGACCGGTATCCAGCCTTGCCAGTTGGAGGATCCCAGAGCGCGCATGTCGCACCGCCAGCGGCTGGCCATTTACTCCAACGCCCGCCGACTGGCGACGCGACCGGAGGTCGCCCTGCTCGCTGGCGCGCGGCAGCGGCTGAGCGACTATGGCATCTACGGTTACGCCATGGTCAGCAGCGCGACCTTCGGCCAAGCGCTGCTGCTCTCGATCAAACATGTCACCATGGCTGGGCCAACCGTGAGGCAGATCAGCTTCAGCATCGAGAACAAGACCGCCATTCTGCGTAGTCACGGCGTGGAGGCGCTCGGCGACCTGCTGCCCTTCGCCGCGGAGTTCTGGCGCAGCTCGATGACATCGCTGTTCAGCCACGTGCTGGGGACGCACTTTCCGACCAAGCGCATGATTTTCACCTTCCCGCGCCCGCAATATTGGCGGCTCTACGAGCGAATGTTCGATTGCCCGGTCGAATTCGGCGGCGAGACCATGGAGTGGCATTTCGACCCCGCCGTCCTCGATCGAGCCTGCCCGAACGCCAATCCGATCACCGCCCAAGTCTGCCAGCAATTCTGCGATCGGGTGTTGGCCGAGACGACCGGCGGCGCCGATTTGGCGCGGCAGATCCGCGTCGTCTGCCTCAACAGCTCGCAGCAATTTCCACCCGCGCGGGAAATCGCGGACAAGTTGGGCCTTTCTTTGCGCACCCTGCATCGGCGGCTCTCGGAGAGCGGCGTGTCATATCAGGAAATCATCGACGATCTGCGTCGATCGATCGCCGCCGAGTATTTGGAGAACACGAGGCTGCAGATCGACGAAGTCGCCGAACGCGTGGGCTTCGCAGATGCGACGAGCTTCCGCAAAGCCTTCAAGAAGTGGACGGGACATGCGCCCAGCGTCTATCGCGGCCTCGCGAAGGAGGGCCCGATGATAGCCTCTCCAACGTCGGCGTGA